The genomic segment GACCATGCTGAAGGCGGAGGCCGTGGCGCGCGACCGGCTGGTGCTGGTGGTCGGCGCCAGCCATCCCTGGGCCCGGCGAGGCGCCGTCCCGATCACCGACCTGACGGCCATGGACTGGGTGCTGCGCGAGCGCGGCTCGGGCACGCGCTCGGAATTCGAGGCGGCGCTGCGCCAGGCGGGCATCGATCCGCGCCGCCTCAATGTGGCGCTGGAGCTGCCCTCCAACGAGGCGGTGCGCGCCGCCGTGGAGGCGGGCGCCGGCGCGACGGTGATCTCGGAACGCGTGGCGCGCGCCGGCATCGGGTCCGGCACGCTCCACCGCGTGGACATCACCCTGCCCTATCGCCGCTTCTACGCGCTCACCCATCGCGAGCGCTACCGCAGCAAGGCGGTCGACACCCTGATCTCCGCCGCGCTCGACCATGCCGGGGAGACCGGCGAGGGCGCATGATGCGCGCGCCGCCTCAGCGGGGCAGCTTCATGCCGCCATCGGCGAGGATCTCGAAATCGGGGTTCCAGGCGACCTCCCAGAGATGGCCGTCCGGGTCGGCGAAATAGCCCGAATACCCGCCCCAGAAGACCTGCTCGGCCGGTTTCACGATACGCCCGCCGGCCGCCTCGGCCTCCCGGAGGCGCTCGTCCACCTCCCCGCGCGAGCGGGTGTTGTAGGCGAGCGCAATGCCGGAGAAGCCGGACCCCTCCGCCGGCACGCCCGCATCCTCCGCGAGCGCCTCGCGGCCGAACAGGCCGAGCACCATTCCCGGCAACTGGAAGAACGCCACCCCGCCCTCCCCGTCGATGGCCGAGGCGGTCCAGCCCAGCGCCTCGTAGAAGGCGCGCGCCCGCGCCACATCCGCAACCCCCAGCGTGACAAGGCTCAGCCTCTGCTCCATCGAATATCCTCCGTCGTCCTTGAATGTTCATGAATTGTTCCGGTCGTTTCTGACATCGATCCGGCCCGCGCGCAAGACGGCTCGTGCCTCCGCCGCCATCGTCTGTTGAAATCGACCCTGCGGTGGTGTCTTCTCTGCGCTCGGGACGCACGGCAAGAGAGCAGCTTCGGCGGCCTGCACGACCGGGTGCGGGCGCCCATGTCTGGAGACAACGGATGTTGTGGGATTTTTCGCTGGGACGCACCTTCTCCCTGCTGGCGAGGACCTGGCCGTTCATCGTGCTCCGCATGGCGGTCTATGCCGCCATCGCCGTCGCCTTCGTGGCGGTGACGGGAACCGGGGCGGGGCTCGGCTGGGGCATCGGCGCCTTCGGGGATGCCGGGTTCCGGACGTCCTCCACCTTCTGGGGCGGCGCGGCCGGTTTCGGGCTGGTCGCCATCGGCCTCTATTTCCTGCGCGAATGGGTGCTCTACATGGTCAAGGCCGGCCATATCGCCGTTCTGGTCGAGGCGATGGACGACCGGCCGCTGCCCGAGGGCCGCTCCCAGATCGAGCACGGACGCGCCGTCGTCGCGGAGCGCTTCGTGGAGGCCAATGTGCTCTTCGTGATCGACCAGCTCGTCAAGGCCGTGATTCGCGCGGTGACCGGCCTCCTCGGCGTCATCTCCTCCGTTCTGCCGATTCCGGGCATACAGGGGCTCGCCCGCTTCGTGCGCATGGTGCTGTCGGTCGCCATCGGGCTGATGGACGAGGTGATCCTCGCCTACAATATCCGGATCCGGTCGGCGAACCCCTATGAGTCGGCGCAGGACGGGCTGGTGCTCTATGCCCAGAACGCAAAGACCATCCTCAAGAACGCGGTCTGGCTCGCCATCTTCGTCTACGGCCTCTCCCTCATCATGTTCCTGGTGTTCCTCGCGCCGGCGGGCGCCATCGTCTATTTCTTCCCCGGCGACCTGTCGGCCATCGCGATCCTCGTGGCCATCGTGTTCGCCATCTGCTTCAAGGCGGCGGTGCTCGAGCCCTTCGCCATCGCCGCGCTGATGCAGGTCTATTTCGCCGCCATCGAGGGCCAGGCCCCGCGCGAGGACTGGCGCCAGCGCCTCGGCGAGACCTCCAGGAAGTTCCGGGCGCTCGGCGAGAAGGCGCGCGGCTTCGTCGGCGCGCCGGGGGATCTCGGTCCCGACGCGGTGCGCCGCTAGGCCATGGCGGACCCGCGCTCGATCCTCGTCACGGGCTGCTCCTCGGGTATCGGGGAGGCCTGCGCACGCGGCCTCCATGCGCGCGGCTGGCGGGTCTTCGCCACGGCGCGCCAGCCCGGCGATCTCCGCCGGCTGGAGGAGGCCGGGCTCGAGGCGGTCCATCTCGATTATCGCGAGCCCCGCTCGATCGCCGCCGCCGTCGACGAGATCGCCGACCGCCTCGGCTCCGTGCCCGACGCGCTCTTCAACAACGGCGCCTATGGCCAGCCGGGCGCGGTGGAGGACCTCGCCCGCGACGTCCTGAGAGCCCAGTTCGAGACCAATCTCTTCGGCTGGCACGAGCTGACCTGCCGGCTCCTTCCCGGCATGCGGGCGCGCGGCTCCGGGCGCATCGTGCAATGCTCCTCCGTGCTCGGCCTCGTCGCCATGAGGTGGCGCGGCGCCTACAACGCCTCGAAATTCGCGCTCGAGGGCCTGACGGACACGCTGCGGCTCGAATTGCGGGGCTCGGGAATCCATGTCAGCCTGATCGAGCCCGGCCCGATCGCGAGCCGGTTCACCGAGCACGCCCTCAAGGCCATGCGCGACAATATCGACATTGAGACCTCGCCCCACGCGGAGGCCTATCGCCGCCATCTCGCGCTCCTGGAGGGCGGGGGCACGTCATCGCCCTTCAAGCTGCCGCCGGAGGCGGTGCTGAAACGGCTCGTCCATGCGCTGGAAGCGCCGCGCCCCAAGCCGCGATATTACGTCACGGTGCCGACATATCTCATGGCATCGCTGCGCCGCATCCTGCCTTATCGCGCGCTCGACCGCGTCCTGTCCGGCGCCTCGGAGAGTTGAGGGATCACCGCCGGGCCGCGCGACGGTCCGGGAACGATATCAACAGCGGATTCCCGTTCGATGGAAAGCACCTTCCAGTTTCTCGTTCCGATCGCGCTCGCCGCGGTCGTCGTCGTTCTCCTTCTGGGCCTGTGGAACATGGTGCGCGGCGGCAGCGCGAACACCTCCCAGACCCTGATGCGCTGGCGCGTCATCCTGCAGTTCGTCGCCATCTGCATCGTCATGGCGACAATCTACTTCATGGGCAGATAGCGCGCGATCACGGAGCAGCGGCCGGCGAGTCCTCCCGCGCCGCCTCCATCTCGCGCAGCGCCGTCTTGAGCACCTTGCCGTAATTGTTCTTCGGCAATGCGTCGACGAAGCGATAGCGCTTCGGCCGCTTGAAGCGGGCCATGCGCTCCAGGCACAGCCGGTCCAGCATGCCCTCATGCGGTGTCGCGCCCGGCTCGGCCACCACATAGGCGACGACAATCTCGCCCCAGTCGGCATGCGGGCGGCCGATGACGGAGACCTCCGCGACGCCCGGCGCGGCGAGCAGCACCTCCTCCACCTCGCGCGGATAGATGTTGGTGCCGCCGGAGATGATCACGTCCTTCGACCGGTCGGTGAGGGTGAGATAGCCGTCCTCGTCGAGATGGCCGACATCGCCGGTCAGCAGCCAGCCGTCGCGCAGCGTGCGCGCGGTCGCCTCCGCATTGCGCCAGTAACCGGCCATGACCGTGTCGCCGAACACCGCGACCTCGCCCTTCTCGCCGGGCCCGAGCGGCCGGCCGTCCCCGTCCACCACGCGGACCTGCACCACGCTGTCGGCGACACCCACCGAGGCGAGCCGGTCGCGCCAGCTCGGATGGTCGCGCGCGGCATGATCCTCCGGCGACAGATGGGTGATGGTCATGGGGCTCTCGCCCTGGCCGTAGAGCTGGGCGAGCCGCGGGCCGAACCGGTCGAGGGCGGCGACCGCGTCCTCCACATACATCGGCCCGCCGCCATAGGTGACGAGCTTGAGGTTGGCGGTGTCGCCGCCGCCGGGATGCACGGTGAGCCGGCGCACCATGGTCGGCGCGGCGAACATGGAGACGCGCGGCCAGCGCGCGATCAGGCTGTAGATCTCGTCGGCGTCGAAGCCGCCGCTTTCCGGCATGACATTCACCGCGCCGGCGGCCACATGCGGCAGCATCCACAGCCCGGAGCCATGGCTCAGCGGGGCGGCGTGGAGGATCGTGTCGCCGGGCCCGATCCGGTCGAAATCCGCGAAATAGTTGAGCGTCATGGCGGTGAGGTTGCGGTGGGTCAGCATCGCGCCCTTGGGCCGGCCCGTGGTGCCGGAAGTGTAGAACAGCCAGGCCAGCGCGTCGGGCGCAACGATCTCCAGATCGCGCGGCGCGCCCGCGACGAGAGCCTCGTAGTCGGCGCTCCCCGCCGCGATCACATGATCGAGCCCGTCGGCACCGGCCTCCGCGACGGTCGCGGCGAGCCCCTCCGTCGCCAGGCAGACCCGGGCGCCGGAATCCTCCAGGATGTGGCGGAACTCGCTCTGGTGGAGCTTGGCGTTCATCGGCACCGCGGAAAGCCCCGCATGCCAGATGCCGAACAGGACCTCCGCATAGGCCGGCACATTGGCCATGGCGAGTGCCACGCGCTCTCCGGCGGCAAGGCCCAGCCGGTCGCGCAAGCCCCCCGCGAGCCGCGCGACCCGGTCGGCGAGCGCCCCATAGGTCAGCACCGTTTCGCCGCCGAGGCCGACGGCAGGGCTTCCGGGACGGGCGCGACCGGCGCGCGCCACCCATGCCGCGAGCGTCATCGGGCCGCCCTCCCGCGACCCAGCGCGGCCTCGTAGAGCCGCTCGGTCTCCGCGTCGAAACAGCAGAAGACGACGCGGTCCATGGCGTCGCTCTCCGTCAGGGTCTCGCGGACGGTTTCGACGGCGATCCGCGCCGCCCGATCCTTCGGGAACCCGTAGACGCCGGTGGAGATCGCGGGGAAGGCGATACTGCGCGCGCCATGCTCCATGGCAAGTGCGAGCGCATGCCGGTAGCAGCCCGCAAGCAGCGCGTCCTCGCCCTTGTCGCCACCCGTCCAGACGGGCCCGACAGCGTGGACGACATGGGACGCGGGCAGGCCGTAGCCCCGCGTGATCCTCGCCTCGCCGGTCGGGCAGCCGCCGAGCGCCCGGCATTCGGCGAGGAGTTCCGGGCCCGCGGCGCGATGGATGGCGCCGTCGACGCCGCCTCCGCCCAGAAGACTGCTGTTGGCCGCATTCACGATCGCGTCCACACGGAGCGTCGTGATATCGCCGCGCATCACCTCGAACCCGGCCATGGCGCACCTCCCTTTTTGCGCCGGATCTTAAACGGTTTTGCGGGCGCGCGAAATCGCTCTCCGGATCAGGCGGCCCGCCGCGGCCGGTTGATGAGCACGACGCCGGCGATGGTCGCGGCAAGGCCGGCCGCAACGGGCGGCGAAAGGCTCTCACCGAGGACGACGATCCCCAGAACCACGCCGATGCCGGCCCTCAGATAACTCTGGCTGGCAACACCCATCGATCCGATGGTGGAGACCAGCCGGAAATAGATCAGGAGGGCGAGCCCCGTACAGAAGAAGGCAAGGACGGCGGTGGCGAGACCGGTCTGCCAGGAGACCTGAAGCGTCCAGGGGCGGTCCAGATAAAGCGCGGCCGGCACCAGCACCGCCGACGCCCACAGCATGGTGCCCGCCGCCGTGACGACGGGTGCCAGCGCGGCAAAGCGCCTGCCGTGGATCGCGCCTGCCGCATAGAGCAGCGCACCGGTCAGGCAGGCCGCCTGTCCCGCGACCTGATCGCCGAGACCGCGAAGCGCATCCGTTCCCACGACGAGCACCACGCCGGCAAGCCCGAGGACCGCGCCGGCGACCTTGCCGGCGCCAAGCCGCTCATGGCGCGTCAGAAGGGCGGTGAGCAGGAGAACGAATATCGGCGATGTGGAATTGAGCACGCTGGCGAGCCCCGCATCGACGAATTTCTGGCCCCATGCGAGCACCGTCCAGGCGCCGATACTGTTGAAGACCGCCTGGATGAGGAGCATGCCCCAGATCCGGCCGTCCCTCGGCAGCCGCTCCCTTCGCCAGGCCACGACGAGCAGGAGAACGAGCGCGGCGCCGGCAACGCGCGCGGCGATCAGGGTGACCGGCGGCAGCTCGCGAAGCGCAATCGCGATGAAGATATAGGATGAGCCCCAGAGCAGGGCGAGCAGGCCGAGGAGCAGGTAGTCGCCGCGCAGGCCGGCGGCGCCTGCCGCGCCCGGCGGTCCGGAAACGGAACGGGTCATGGATGCGATCCCCCTTGTCCGGAGCCTGTCCGGAACGGCCGGGCGGGACTGTCCGGCCCGGGGACCGATCTAGCATGCGGGGATGCGGGGACGTTTCGATGGCGATCGAACCGTGATCTCCGCGAGGCGTTCGAAAGGGGCCAGATCGCGCATGAGCCCGAGGGCGAGCGAGAAATGGCCGCGCTCGCGCAGGAAACGGTTCTCCTCCGGCACGGCCCAGCGGTCGAGCTGGGCGCGGCCGCTGGCGACGGGGGTCACCGTGTCGCGCCGGCCGAGCAGGCTCACGATGCGCTCGCCCGGCATGACGGGGGTCTCGACCGGATCCGTCAGCACGAGATAGGGCGCGACGGTCTCCTCGCTCCATCCGGCCGCCACGAGCGAAGCGCGGCTGCCCCAGAGCCGACCGAGATCGCCACGGGCCTCCGCATCCCAGAGGCTGGCGCAATGGCCGGCGAGCAGCATGGCGTCGGGGCGCAGCCCGGCTGGCCAGTATTGCGCCTTGGCGGCAACGAGCTGGGCGGTCAGCGCGCCGAGGCTGATGCCGCCGACGGCGACGGCCCCGCGCGAGGCGGCGCGCGCCCAGGCGATGAGGGCCGCCCATTCGAGCGCGGCGCCGGACAGCGCGTCGATGGGGCCGAGCGGCATGGTGGCGACGAAGCGCTCCCCGCCATAGCTGCCGCGCGGCGTGCGCCGCCCGTGCCACGGCGCCTCCGGCGCCACGACCCGAAAGCCGAGCCGTGTGAGCGCCGAGACCCCGTCGCTGAGGAGCGTCCAGTGCTCCGTCTCCATGCACAGGCCGTGGCCCCAGAGAAGCGTCGGCGGGTCGCGGGCGTCGTCCGGCTCGCTCACCCGCGCGGTGACGGCGTCGCCGAGCCGGCCGGAGGGCGAGGGGAAGCGCAGCCAGTAGCGCCGCTCCCCGTTGCGGACGATGGCGGGGGAGACCTCCGGCTCGGGCAGGGTTCCGGGCAGGCGGTAGAAGCCTGCCGGATCGGTGCGGGCGGGGCCGAACAGTGCGGCGATCTCGCCCGGCGAGGGCGTTTGCCAGCCGATCATGGCGGGCTCGGGGTCGAGCCGGGTGGAGAAGAAGAGGCGGCGCAGGCGGTTATGGGCATCCGCCGCGGCCAGCCGCTCGCTCTCGATGTCGAGGAGCGTGGCGCGGCGCGGGCGCGATGTCTCGAACAGCGCGTCGCGCCAGGCCTTCTCCGCCGTCCGGCGGCGGTCGAGCGCGGCATCGACGGTACCGAGCGCGGCCTCCACCGCGTGCGGCGATGCCGCGTGTGCCCCGTCGAACGCGGCGAGGAAGCGGTCGAGCTCTCCGCCCGCGGCATTGGCCGCGGCCCACTGGCGCGAGGCGGGAAAATACCACCGGCCGAGCGCGCCGAGCGCCAGCCGGTCGAACCAGGGCCGGGCCAGCGCCGAACACAGGGATCCTTTGAGCAGGCGGTCCAAGAGGGTCAACCTCGCCGATATCCGAAACCGGCCCCCTTACGGGGACCGTCGCGGGCCCCATGATGCGCATGGCCCGTGAGCGGTTTGTGACAGGCCTTGCCGCCGGCCTGCGGCGCGTGGCTATGATGCCTCCCGTGTGACAGACATGGTGGGAGAACAGCACATGACGCAGGAACGACGATTCGCGCCCGTATCGGGCAAGGTCATGCCGCGCTTCGCCGGCATCGCCACCTTCATGCGCCTGCCGCATGTTCCGGTGGAGGAGGCCGACGGGGTGGATATCGGGCTCGTCGGCATCCCCTTCGACGGCGGCACGACCAACCGTCCCGGCCCCCGCCACGGCCCCCGGCAGGTGCGCGACATGTCCTCGATGATGCGCCAGATCCATCACGCCCTCAAGATCGCGCCCTACGATCTCGCCAATGTGGCCGATCTCGGCGACGCGCCCGTCAACCCGGCGGACGTGAAGGACGCGCTCGACCGGATCGAGGCGTTCTTCCGCGAGATCCACACAAGGGGCATCAGGCCGCTGTCGGCGGGCGGCGACCATCTCGTCAGCCTGCCGGTCCTGAGGGCGCTCGGGGCGGACCGCCCGGTGGGCCTCGTCCAGTTCGATGCCCATACCGATCTCTGGGACGGGTATTTCGGCGACTTCAAGCTGACCCACGGAACGCCGTTCCGGCGCGCCATCGAGGAGGGCGTGCTCGATCCCAAGCGGACGGTGCAGATCGGTATACGCGGCTCCTGCTACGACTGGGAGGACCGCGAGTTCGCAGCCCGCACCGGCGTGCGCATCTTCGAGATCGAGGAGGTCGACGCGCTGGGCCCGGAGAAGGTCATGGCGGAGGCCCGCCGGATCGTCGGAGACGGCGCGACCTATGTGACCTTCGACATCGACTGCCTCGACCCCGCCTATGCGCCGGGCACGGGCACGCCGGAGGTCGGCGGCTTCACCCCGCGCGAGGCGCAGGCGCTGGTGCGCGGCCTACGCGGGCTCGACATTGTCGGCGCGGACATGGTGGAGGTCTCCCCGCCCTTCGATCCGTCCGGCTACACCGCGCTCAACGGGGCGACCATGATGTGGGAACTCCTGTGCCTGAT from the Kaustia mangrovi genome contains:
- a CDS encoding VOC family protein, which encodes MEQRLSLVTLGVADVARARAFYEALGWTASAIDGEGGVAFFQLPGMVLGLFGREALAEDAGVPAEGSGFSGIALAYNTRSRGEVDERLREAEAAGGRIVKPAEQVFWGGYSGYFADPDGHLWEVAWNPDFEILADGGMKLPR
- a CDS encoding SDR family oxidoreductase, producing MADPRSILVTGCSSGIGEACARGLHARGWRVFATARQPGDLRRLEEAGLEAVHLDYREPRSIAAAVDEIADRLGSVPDALFNNGAYGQPGAVEDLARDVLRAQFETNLFGWHELTCRLLPGMRARGSGRIVQCSSVLGLVAMRWRGAYNASKFALEGLTDTLRLELRGSGIHVSLIEPGPIASRFTEHALKAMRDNIDIETSPHAEAYRRHLALLEGGGTSSPFKLPPEAVLKRLVHALEAPRPKPRYYVTVPTYLMASLRRILPYRALDRVLSGASES
- a CDS encoding twin transmembrane helix small protein, translated to MESTFQFLVPIALAAVVVVLLLGLWNMVRGGSANTSQTLMRWRVILQFVAICIVMATIYFMGR
- a CDS encoding AMP-binding protein, which translates into the protein MTLAAWVARAGRARPGSPAVGLGGETVLTYGALADRVARLAGGLRDRLGLAAGERVALAMANVPAYAEVLFGIWHAGLSAVPMNAKLHQSEFRHILEDSGARVCLATEGLAATVAEAGADGLDHVIAAGSADYEALVAGAPRDLEIVAPDALAWLFYTSGTTGRPKGAMLTHRNLTAMTLNYFADFDRIGPGDTILHAAPLSHGSGLWMLPHVAAGAVNVMPESGGFDADEIYSLIARWPRVSMFAAPTMVRRLTVHPGGGDTANLKLVTYGGGPMYVEDAVAALDRFGPRLAQLYGQGESPMTITHLSPEDHAARDHPSWRDRLASVGVADSVVQVRVVDGDGRPLGPGEKGEVAVFGDTVMAGYWRNAEATARTLRDGWLLTGDVGHLDEDGYLTLTDRSKDVIISGGTNIYPREVEEVLLAAPGVAEVSVIGRPHADWGEIVVAYVVAEPGATPHEGMLDRLCLERMARFKRPKRYRFVDALPKNNYGKVLKTALREMEAAREDSPAAAP
- a CDS encoding O-acetyl-ADP-ribose deacetylase, with amino-acid sequence MAGFEVMRGDITTLRVDAIVNAANSSLLGGGGVDGAIHRAAGPELLAECRALGGCPTGEARITRGYGLPASHVVHAVGPVWTGGDKGEDALLAGCYRHALALAMEHGARSIAFPAISTGVYGFPKDRAARIAVETVRETLTESDAMDRVVFCCFDAETERLYEAALGRGRAAR
- a CDS encoding DMT family transporter; the protein is MTRSVSGPPGAAGAAGLRGDYLLLGLLALLWGSSYIFIAIALRELPPVTLIAARVAGAALVLLLVVAWRRERLPRDGRIWGMLLIQAVFNSIGAWTVLAWGQKFVDAGLASVLNSTSPIFVLLLTALLTRHERLGAGKVAGAVLGLAGVVLVVGTDALRGLGDQVAGQAACLTGALLYAAGAIHGRRFAALAPVVTAAGTMLWASAVLVPAALYLDRPWTLQVSWQTGLATAVLAFFCTGLALLIYFRLVSTIGSMGVASQSYLRAGIGVVLGIVVLGESLSPPVAAGLAATIAGVVLINRPRRAA
- the speB gene encoding agmatinase, which translates into the protein MTQERRFAPVSGKVMPRFAGIATFMRLPHVPVEEADGVDIGLVGIPFDGGTTNRPGPRHGPRQVRDMSSMMRQIHHALKIAPYDLANVADLGDAPVNPADVKDALDRIEAFFREIHTRGIRPLSAGGDHLVSLPVLRALGADRPVGLVQFDAHTDLWDGYFGDFKLTHGTPFRRAIEEGVLDPKRTVQIGIRGSCYDWEDREFAARTGVRIFEIEEVDALGPEKVMAEARRIVGDGATYVTFDIDCLDPAYAPGTGTPEVGGFTPREAQALVRGLRGLDIVGADMVEVSPPFDPSGYTALNGATMMWELLCLMAETCALAR